The genomic window TAAATAAAACGGTTAAAAATATTAAATAATGGAAAAAATAAATTTGAAGGAAAAACTCGAACAATTTCAGGAACAATGGAATCCTAAGATTATTGGAGAATTGGACGGAATGCAAATAAAGATTGCAAAGCTAAAAGGGGAATTCGACTGGCACAGCCATGAAAATGAGGACGAAATGTTCCTTGTGTTAAAAGGTCAATTGCAGATACGATTCCGCGACAGGGAGGAGCGATTGAAAGAAGGTGAAATGATCATCATCCCCAAAGGCGTTGAGCATCTTCCCATAGCAGGAGAGGAGGTACACGTAATGCTGATTGAAAAAGCAACGACAGTCAACACCGGAAATTTACGTAATGATCGAACGCGGAATAATTTGGAGAGAATATAAAGAAATAGCAGATCCAGATTGGTTCTTCGCTATTTGCAGAACTGTTCTTTTTATTTTAAATTAATAAAGCTATATATTGTTAAATTAAAACTGGAATTGAAGTAATGGAGATTAATATCCGGCAGGAAATACCTGCTGACTATCGCTCAGTTATTTTGGTAATTGGAAGTGCATTTAAAAATGCAGAATGGAGCAACCAAAAGGAGCATTTGATGGTGCAGCGTCTGAGGAACTCTGCGGCATTTATTCCGGAGCTATCGTTGGTTGCAGAAACGGAAAACAGGGTCATCGGCCATATATTATTGTTTCATATAAAAATTAAGCGTAATCAAAATGAATATCCGGCCTTGGGGCTTGCACCTGTATCGGTGCTGCCGCAATACCAAAGAAAAGGAATAGGCGGAAGGTTAATAAGGAAGGCGCATAGCATTGCCTCGAAGATGGGATTTAATGCTGTAATTTTGGTGGGTCATGCAGGCTATTACCCTCGTTTTGGCTACCGGAAAGCGAGGGATTTTGGAATTTATTTGCCCTTTGAAGTGCCGGATGAATATTGCTTCGTGATAGAATTAAAGGAAAAAGGATTGGAAGGCGTTTCGGGCATGGTGGAATACCCGGATGAATTTTATCAATAGTTCAGGGTTATTAAATTGCGCATATTATTTAAAAATTAAGATAGAATTTTGGGCTCAAATTTATTCAGTTATGATGCAGATTGATGAGGTAAGGGATTTTTGCCTGGCGCTTCCGGGTACAACGGAGGATTTTCCTTTTGACCGCGAAACGCTGGCTTTTCGGATTGGCGGGAAGATTTACGCGCTGATGAATATTGAGGTACGTCCGCTTCGCATTAACCTGAAGTGCACGCCTGATCGGGCTGAGGAGTTGAGAGCTGAGCACCCGGAGATTATTCCCGGTTATCACATGAATAAGCGTCACTGGAATACTGTAGGTCTGGAGGCAGGGCTGGATGATGAATTGTGCAGGGAGCTAATTCGCCATTCCTATGAGTTGGTGCTGGCAGGCTTGCCGAAGAAACTGCAGGACGAGATAAGCCGGGAAACGTCCTAATTTCCTGGATTTTATCAGGGGTCCTTTGAAAGATGCTCCATTCGGTGCTTATGATTCCCGATCACGTTTTCCAGTCGCCATTCCAATCTTTCCACATAAGGATGCTGCCGGACTGCGCAATCGCTTTTTTCGCATAGCGGGCAGGATGAGGGAACGCAGGGATCGGTATGAATGAACAGTTCCACGGAGGTGCTCATCTCGCTGTTGACGAGCGCCTCTATTTTGTCAACGGAATGATGTACCATTTTC from Bacteroidia bacterium includes these protein-coding regions:
- a CDS encoding cupin domain-containing protein, producing the protein MEKINLKEKLEQFQEQWNPKIIGELDGMQIKIAKLKGEFDWHSHENEDEMFLVLKGQLQIRFRDREERLKEGEMIIIPKGVEHLPIAGEEVHVMLIEKATTVNTGNLRNDRTRNNLERI
- a CDS encoding N-acetyltransferase encodes the protein MEINIRQEIPADYRSVILVIGSAFKNAEWSNQKEHLMVQRLRNSAAFIPELSLVAETENRVIGHILLFHIKIKRNQNEYPALGLAPVSVLPQYQRKGIGGRLIRKAHSIASKMGFNAVILVGHAGYYPRFGYRKARDFGIYLPFEVPDEYCFVIELKEKGLEGVSGMVEYPDEFYQ
- a CDS encoding MmcQ/YjbR family DNA-binding protein; amino-acid sequence: MMQIDEVRDFCLALPGTTEDFPFDRETLAFRIGGKIYALMNIEVRPLRINLKCTPDRAEELRAEHPEIIPGYHMNKRHWNTVGLEAGLDDELCRELIRHSYELVLAGLPKKLQDEISRETS